One Triticum dicoccoides isolate Atlit2015 ecotype Zavitan chromosome 4B, WEW_v2.0, whole genome shotgun sequence genomic window carries:
- the LOC119291745 gene encoding uncharacterized protein LOC119291745, producing MEIDGDGGGGEPEDRGRIELVDPLEAIRTSEVLEGRTSLINQLEGSSQFSAEDLGLILETLTASWDDSRCSGVSHCLLHKSVLQVVLKCSELDTAACLPQFLTLGAKASSWCGKHLIWFAESIDESEALQEEEHNCLCLEIISLTLNISIKLLPMAAKCITVDVVHTIGGFISELLTLAESSIVDKKINGTAAHVAKAAPVFLDETIKLCRAYCEAAKSDIGRTCMPTEETAVKHELPDLTSDVVRIAACTIQTLCKIGTYAASSGGSQVALLNVSWKGVVSLLQLGKGLIEVKVSVSDIISTLISLVIESLRVAADTWCTSLQEALGVSEARRAFLPIKFFLINAARICSVYPSEALTIYKDMIRCVLVISSSSILFSKDPLLKAAYEPLVELLESNSFHLLDTLMKSSEVRLESKCQLVQYFLENEEANGPAQVGQNDQREINLVSLGCIFSLDPDVDNRNRALLPAKLIVFLHFLTISPNLDEEVVIELSKKLQSLLNMLTLEDVYSFVLGCHIPTVYSADHPPVVVWQPVYTFLIQALKTCMIAAAAASSVAWNELEAFLLESLFHPHFFCLEILTELWCFFTRCAESETSTYLINQLFLLLKTAASSEKVLAPLSAFRKVARAFCIILSYASCATVDQIYTCVLNDHNSSKSSVLHLVFLMEGFPFESLSDGIKVHAVNQLFTSFVGYLQSSLKNHGAIDLPTSSSGVIGLPVHALASALQRCEIKDYSPIDGKSITTMFKFSISLINLYRTAPDSSKGQLAQLISSILDIISNMRHLCAFYQMEKLTLELHTLFMSSSDNSKAVLSQCKPSLASFMAILGHLNSSEDDSNSLCSAMPDLYHLLVRERHWALVHLAMGSFGYFAARTSFTQLWRFVPGDAALSYNTNTGVDIDENGFMLELRAFLQKEVALRADKWSEEQVCFLVSEGRVLKKLVEKTSEIPQAPEREEKAAISMDVNTKKRKMPDGIGKGMALLQNGLKVMRSALDETDSAELKDRLATHLSRLESAVSQIASFSDKI from the exons ATGGaaatcgacggcgatggcggcggcggcgaaccggAGGACAGGGGGAGAATCGAGCTGGTGGACCCCCTGGAAGCCATCAGAACCTCGGAG GTTTTGGAGGGCAGAACTTCCCTTATCAACCAACTCGAGGGTTCCTCCCAGTTTTCTGCAGAAGATTTGGGCCTAATACTCGAAACCCTCACC GcatcttgggatgattccagatgtTCAGGTGTATCACACTGCCTGCTACACAAGTCAGTTTTGCAGGTTGTTCTGAAATGCTCTGAGTTAGATACAGCCGCATGTCTGCCGCAATTTCTTACTCTCGGTGCAAAG GCCAGCTCATGGTGTGGGAAGCATCTCATATGGTTCGCCGAATCTATTGATGAATCTGAAGCGCTTCAAGAGGAAGAGCACAACTGTTTATGCTTAGAG ATAATTTCACTGACCTTAAATATCTCTATCAAGCTCCTTCCAATGGCGGCAAAATGCATCACTGTTGATGTGGTGCATACTATTGGTGGTTTTATTTCGGAATTGCTAACACTGGCGGAAAGCTCAATAGTTGACAAG AAAATTAATGGAACTGCAGCACATGTTGCCAAGGCTGCACCTGTTTTTCTGGATGAAACCATCAAACTGTGCAGAGCATATTGTGAGGCTGCAAAGTCAGACATCGGCAGAACTTGCATGCCTACAGAAGAGACAGCTGTGAAACACGAATTACCAGATCTTACAAGCGACGTGGTCAGGATTGCAGCATGCACTATTCAGACCTTGTGTAAAATAGGAACATATGCAGCATCCAGTGGTGGAAGCCAGGTGGCTTTATTGAATGTGTCATGGAAGGGTGTAGTTTCCTTACTTCAACTTGGCAAAGGACTGATAGAAGTAAAAGTAAGTGTCAGTGATATCATTTCGACTCTTATCTCCCTTGTCATTGAATCTTTGAGGGTTGCTGCGGATACATGGTGTACGTCATTACAAGAAGCCCTTGGTGTATCTGAAGCTAGAAGGGCATTCTTACCAATCAAGTTTTTCTTAATAAATGCTGCAAGGATTTGTTCTGTATATCCATCCGAAGCACTGACTATATACAAGGACATGATCAGGTGTGTATTGGTGATATCATCCTCAAGCATTTTATTCAGCAAAGATCCCCTGTTGAAAGCAGCTTATGAGCCACTTGTTGAATTATTGGAGTCTAATTCCTTCCATTTACTAGACACACTTATGAAGTCATCAGAAGTAAGACTAGAGTCGAAATGCCAGCTTGTGCAGTATTTTCTGGAAAATGAAGAAGCTAATGGTCCAGCTCAAGTGGGGCAGAATGATCAGAGAGAGATAAATTTGGTTTCATTGGGCTGCATTTTCTCTCTCGATCCTGATGTCGATAACAGAAACAGAGCTCTGTTACCTGCTAAACTTATTGTGTTTTTGCACTTCCTCACTATTTCCCCAAACTTGGACGAAGAGGTGGTCATCGAATTATCTAAAAAGCTACAATCTCTTCTCAATATGTTAACATTGGAAGATGTCTACTCATTTGTCCTTGGCTGCCATATTCCTACAGTTTATAGTGCTGACCATCCTCCTGTAGTTGTCTGGCAACCTGTGTATACTTTTCTCATACAAGCCCTGAAGACTTGTatgattgctgctgctgctgcttcaagTGTTGCTTGGAATGAGCTGGAAGCCTTCCTACTTGAGAGCCTTTTCCATCCCCATTTCTTTTGCTTGGAAATTTTAACAGAGCTATGGTGTTTCTTCACGCGCTGTGCTGAAAGTGAAACTTCAACTTATTTAATCAACCAACTATTTCTTCTGTTAAAGACTGCAGCGTCATCAGAGAAAGTTCTTGCACCTCTCAGTGCTTTCCGGAAGGTTGCACGTGCATTCTGTATCATCTTGAGCTATGCATCATGTGCAACTGTTGATCAAATTTATACCTGTGTGCTGAATGATCATAACTCTTCCAAGTCATCAGTCCTGCACTTAGTGTTTTTGATGGAAGGATTTCCTTTTGAATCATTGTCAGATGGTATAAAGGTGCATGCTGTAAACCAATTGTTCACTTCTTTTGTCGGGTATCTACAGAGCTCCTTGAAGAATCATGGTGCGATTGATTTGCCAACTTCTAGTTCAGGGGTAATAGGTCTTCCTGTACATGCTCTAGCCTCTGCATTGCAGCGATG CGAAATAAAGGACTATAGCCCCATAGATGGGAAGAGTATTACCACTATGTTTAAGTTCAGCATCTCCCTCATCAATCTGTATAGAACTGCACCTGACAGCAGTAAGGGCCAACTTGCCCAGCTCATTAGTTCCATATTGGATATTATCTCAAACATGAGGCATCTGTGTGCATTCTATCAGATGGAGAAACTAACTCTAGAGTTGCACACCCTGTTCATGTCTAGTTCTGACAATTCAAAGGCAGTGCTGTCCCAGTGCAAACCATCACTAGCTTCATTTATGGCAATTCTTGGCCACTTGAACTCCAGCGAAGATGATTCTAATTCACTTTGTTCTGCAATGCCGGATTTATACCATCTCTTGGTGAGGGAAAGGCACTGGGCACTCGTTCACCTAGCAATGGGCTCCTTTGGCTACTTTGCTGCCCGCACATCTTTTACGCAGCTCTGGAGATTCGTTCCTGGAGATGCTGCCCTTTCATATAATACAAATACAGGGGTGGACATTGACGAGAACGGATTCATGTTGGAACTGAGAGCCTTTCTTCAGAAAGAGGTTGCTTTACGCGCTGACAAATGGTCTGAAGAGCAGGTCTGTTTTCTAGTTTCAGAGGGGAGAGTGCTGAAGAAACTAGTTGAAAAAACATCTGAAATTCCACAAGCTCCAGAGCGCGAGGAAAAAGCTGCCATTTCAATGGATGTCAACACAAAGAAGAGGAAGATGCCAGATGGAATCGGCAAAGGGATGGCGCTGCTACAGAATGGTCTCAAGGTGATGCGAAGCGCTCTTGATGAAACTGATTCAGCAGAGCTCAAGGACAGGCTTGCGACACACTTGTCACGCCTCGAGAGTGCAGTTTCTCAAATTGCAAGTTTCTCTGACAAAATCTGA